Part of the Nostoc sp. PCC 7524 genome is shown below.
AAGTGCGTACTGCCTGATTCGTTGTAAATACGTTGTACGCCAGAAGGTGAGGCAATTAGGCGGTTGAATTGAGTTAATATTCCGCCAGAGTTATTGATATTGAAAATAGCCAGAGCGATCGCAATCAGCACCACCAACACAAAATACTCAGCATTACTCCCAGTTCTTAGCCGTAGGTTACGATTACCTGGGCAGACGCACCGCACCGGTGACGGCCAAAACATTTCCACACCACCACGAGTAAACACATCAGCAAACCAGCCAAAGGTATAACCAATGTTGAGAGCGTGGACGAGGTTGATTAAACGGGGATTAAACAGTGCAATTCCATAACCAACAACTGCAACAACTGCACTGGCAATTAAGCTGTGGGTACAGCTGCGGTGTGGCATTTTACTTTCAAAAAAACTGCTGATCCAGGGAAGGACACGACCGGCTGGGGATGTGGACACATCGATGTCGGGGAGAAGACCAGCGATCGCACCCACTGCAATCACCGTAGGGCTAGCAGTTCCCAATAATAATGATGTAGCAGTGCCACTGATTAAGAGATGGGAGATGCCAAGCATTAGCGGATTCTCCTATCTTCACGCGGTAAGTTGTACAGTAGGCGAGACAGTCCCAAGAATATGGCCGCGGCGATACCTCCAAAAATATAGAGTGCTTGGTCATTTGTACCTAGTCCGATAAACCGCATAATCACAAAGGCGATACCCGCCAGGAGTATTAAGGGTGTGATATCAAAATAACGGCGGTGGTCTGCACCTTCAACTTCCAGCCCCAGGTATTCTTCATCCACAGCTCGCGCTGCCAGCATCGGATTTCCCCCGGCGCGTTCTTGCAGTTTGGCTAGTTCCGAGGGTTTAAGTTGAATTTCCCTGTCAGCTGCTGCCTGCACCATAATCTC
Proteins encoded:
- a CDS encoding metal-dependent hydrolase, which gives rise to MLGISHLLISGTATSLLLGTASPTVIAVGAIAGLLPDIDVSTSPAGRVLPWISSFFESKMPHRSCTHSLIASAVVAVVGYGIALFNPRLINLVHALNIGYTFGWFADVFTRGGVEMFWPSPVRCVCPGNRNLRLRTGSNAEYFVLVVLIAIALAIFNINNSGGILTQFNRLIASPSGVQRIYNESGSTHLIKANIKGVRTTDRSRVVGQFLIIQSLGTGFLIQSDDNKIYKASTEPDSQIFLEEITADVGKPAITNIEAIFLEDEPIGAALEKFNRAGAMVFISGQLSFDTLDGVTLPRDPYQFPYIRASDSTVTLEAAPLGIVQSKLGEEFGTGQLQVRIINTNSQ